In Nocardia sputorum, a single genomic region encodes these proteins:
- a CDS encoding LLM class F420-dependent oxidoreductase yields the protein MAFDSLGRFGVWRAFNGFSPADARELEQLGYGALWLGASPPADLAVVEPLLEATETITVASSIVNIWASPAKEVADSFHRIEARFPGRFLLGIGAGHPEHTGEYRKPYDALAEYLDDLDAAGVPAERRAVAALGPRVLKLAAERSLGALPYFVPSAHTAKAREIVGPDVLVATEHKVVLTDDARAAHTVADETVAFYLGLTNYVSNLRRFGFTDADLTVPPGDRVFDAVIAHGTPERIADRLTEHLDAGADHVAVQILGDNYLPALRTLAPLLTKRS from the coding sequence ATGGCATTCGACAGTCTCGGACGGTTCGGAGTGTGGCGGGCGTTCAACGGGTTCAGTCCGGCGGACGCACGGGAATTGGAGCAGCTGGGCTACGGCGCGCTGTGGTTGGGGGCCTCGCCCCCGGCGGATCTGGCAGTGGTCGAACCGCTGCTCGAGGCGACCGAAACGATCACCGTGGCCAGCAGCATCGTGAACATCTGGGCTTCGCCCGCGAAGGAGGTGGCCGATTCGTTCCATCGGATCGAGGCGCGTTTCCCCGGCCGGTTCCTGCTCGGCATCGGCGCGGGCCACCCGGAGCACACCGGCGAGTACCGCAAACCGTACGACGCGCTGGCCGAGTACCTCGACGACCTCGACGCCGCGGGAGTACCCGCCGAACGCCGCGCGGTGGCCGCGCTCGGCCCGCGCGTGCTGAAGCTGGCCGCCGAGCGGTCCCTGGGCGCGCTGCCCTACTTCGTGCCCTCGGCGCACACGGCGAAGGCTCGCGAGATCGTCGGCCCGGACGTGCTGGTGGCGACCGAGCACAAGGTGGTGCTGACCGACGACGCCCGCGCGGCGCACACGGTCGCCGACGAGACCGTCGCGTTCTACCTGGGCCTGACCAATTACGTGTCGAACCTGCGCCGGTTCGGCTTCACCGACGCCGACCTCACCGTCCCGCCGGGTGATCGCGTGTTCGACGCCGTCATCGCGCACGGCACGCCGGAGCGGATCGCAGACCGGCTGACCGAACACCTGGACGCGGGCGCCGATCACGTCGCGGTGCAGATCCTCGGCGACAACTACCTCCCGGCGCTGCGCACCCTTGCCCCGCTGCTGACCAAACGGTCCTGA
- the truA gene encoding tRNA pseudouridine(38-40) synthase TruA, which produces MPDRARADAPGEPESSRVRVRLDIAYDGTDFLGWASQPGLRTVQGVLEDALSKVFREPIQLTVAGRTDAGVHAEGQVAHFDTSGELDPGKLVHRMARFLPKDVRIKRAAPAAPEFDARFSAVRRHYAYRLTTAPYGAEPLHARSVVACRSDVDVDAMRVASRKLLGLHNFAAFCRRREGATTVRELQRFDWVRDGDLLVAYVSADAFCWSMVRSLVGAVLAVGEGRRTPEWVSDLLRQTERSSSVTVAPAHGLSLIGVDYPADEELAARNAQTREMRSVPVAGGGCCGD; this is translated from the coding sequence ATGCCGGACCGGGCGCGCGCGGACGCGCCGGGCGAACCCGAGTCGTCGCGGGTCCGGGTGCGGCTGGACATCGCCTACGACGGCACGGATTTTCTCGGCTGGGCCAGCCAGCCCGGGCTGCGCACCGTGCAGGGCGTGCTGGAGGACGCGCTGAGCAAAGTGTTCCGCGAGCCGATCCAGCTGACCGTGGCGGGCCGGACGGACGCGGGGGTGCACGCCGAGGGACAGGTCGCGCATTTCGACACGTCCGGCGAACTGGACCCGGGAAAACTGGTGCATCGGATGGCGCGATTCCTGCCGAAGGACGTGCGGATCAAGCGGGCCGCCCCGGCCGCACCGGAGTTCGACGCCCGGTTCTCCGCCGTCCGCCGCCACTACGCCTATCGGTTGACCACCGCGCCGTACGGGGCCGAGCCGCTGCACGCGCGCAGCGTGGTCGCCTGCCGATCCGACGTCGATGTCGACGCCATGCGGGTGGCTTCGCGAAAGTTGCTGGGGCTGCACAACTTCGCCGCGTTCTGCCGACGCAGGGAAGGCGCGACGACGGTCCGGGAGTTGCAGCGCTTCGACTGGGTGCGCGACGGCGACCTGCTGGTCGCCTACGTCAGCGCCGACGCGTTCTGCTGGTCGATGGTGCGCAGCCTGGTCGGCGCGGTCCTGGCCGTCGGCGAGGGGCGGCGCACACCGGAATGGGTGAGCGACCTGTTGCGGCAGACGGAGCGTTCCAGTTCGGTCACCGTCGCGCCCGCACACGGTTTGAGCCTGATCGGCGTCGACTACCCGGCCGACGAAGAACTCGCCGCCCGCAACGCGCAGACACGGGAGATGCGGTCGGTTCCGGTTGCGGGCGGAGGTTGTTGCGGCGATTGA
- the rplQ gene encoding 50S ribosomal protein L17, whose product MPKPKKGARFGGSASHQKAIFANLATALFEHGRITTTEAKAKAVRPYAEKLITKAKGGTLADRREVLKVIRNKNVVHELFAQIGPSFEGREGGYTRITKTLPRKGDNAPMAIIELVREKTVTNEADRARRVAASKKAEEAPAAEVVEAQADEATAETAEAEAPAADEAVEDKKDA is encoded by the coding sequence ATGCCCAAGCCCAAGAAGGGTGCCCGCTTCGGCGGGTCGGCGTCGCACCAGAAGGCGATCTTCGCCAATCTGGCCACGGCGCTCTTCGAGCACGGCCGGATCACCACCACCGAGGCCAAGGCCAAGGCCGTGCGTCCCTACGCGGAGAAGCTGATCACCAAGGCGAAGGGCGGCACCCTGGCCGACCGTCGCGAGGTGCTGAAGGTGATCCGCAACAAGAACGTCGTGCACGAGCTCTTCGCTCAGATCGGCCCGTCGTTCGAGGGGCGCGAGGGTGGCTACACGCGCATCACCAAGACGCTGCCGCGTAAGGGTGACAACGCGCCGATGGCGATCATCGAGCTGGTCCGGGAGAAGACCGTGACCAACGAGGCCGATCGCGCTCGCCGCGTCGCCGCGTCGAAGAAGGCGGAGGAGGCTCCGGCCGCCGAGGTCGTCGAGGCGCAGGCCGACGAGGCCACCGCCGAGACCGCCGAGGCCGAGGCTCCGGCTGCTGACGAGGCCGTCGAGGACAAGAAGGACGCCTGA
- a CDS encoding DNA-directed RNA polymerase subunit alpha yields MLISQRPTLTEEVVAENRSKFTIEPLEPGFGYTLGNSLRRTLLSSIPGAAVTSIRIDGVLHEFTTVPGVKEDVTDIILNLKGLVVSSEEDEPVTMYVRKQGPGTVTAGDIVPPSGVVVHNPDMHIATLNDKGKLEIELVVERGRGYVPAVQNKASGAEIGRIPVDSIYSPVLKVTYKVEATRVEQRTDFDRLILDVETKNSISARDALASAGKTLVELFGLARELNVEAEGIEIGPSPAEADHIASFGLPIEDLDLTVRSYNCLKREGVHTVGELVARTESDLLDIRNFGQKSIDEVKVKLHALGLSLKDSPASFDPSSVVGYDASTGTWSDSGTFSDTDGGEQDYAETEQL; encoded by the coding sequence ATGCTGATTTCACAGCGTCCGACGCTGACCGAAGAGGTCGTCGCGGAGAACCGCTCGAAGTTCACCATCGAACCGCTCGAGCCGGGCTTCGGTTACACCCTCGGCAACTCGCTGCGGCGTACCCTGCTGTCCTCGATTCCGGGGGCGGCGGTCACCAGCATCCGCATCGACGGTGTCCTGCACGAGTTCACCACCGTCCCGGGCGTGAAGGAAGATGTCACCGACATCATCCTGAACCTCAAGGGCCTGGTCGTGTCCTCGGAGGAGGACGAGCCGGTCACGATGTACGTGCGCAAGCAGGGCCCGGGCACCGTCACCGCCGGTGACATCGTCCCGCCCAGCGGCGTCGTGGTGCACAACCCGGACATGCACATCGCGACCCTGAACGACAAGGGCAAGCTGGAGATCGAGCTCGTCGTCGAGCGCGGTCGCGGCTACGTCCCCGCCGTGCAGAACAAGGCGTCCGGCGCGGAAATCGGGCGGATCCCGGTGGATTCGATCTACTCGCCGGTGCTCAAGGTGACCTACAAGGTCGAGGCCACCCGTGTCGAGCAGCGCACCGACTTCGACCGGCTCATCCTGGACGTGGAGACCAAGAACTCCATCAGCGCGCGGGACGCGCTCGCCTCGGCGGGCAAGACCCTGGTCGAGCTCTTCGGCCTGGCCCGCGAGCTGAACGTCGAAGCCGAGGGCATCGAGATCGGCCCCTCGCCGGCCGAGGCGGACCACATCGCCTCGTTCGGCCTGCCGATCGAGGACCTGGACCTCACCGTCCGGTCCTACAACTGCCTCAAGCGCGAGGGTGTGCACACCGTCGGCGAGCTGGTCGCCCGCACCGAGTCGGATCTGCTGGATATTCGGAACTTCGGCCAGAAGTCCATCGACGAGGTCAAGGTCAAGCTGCACGCGCTCGGCCTCTCGCTGAAGGACAGCCCGGCGTCGTTCGATCCGTCCAGCGTGGTGGGCTACGACGCGAGCACCGGCACGTGGAGCGACAGCGGCACGTTCAGTGACACCGATGGCGGCGAGCAGGACTACGCCGAGACCGAACAGCTCTAG
- the rpsD gene encoding 30S ribosomal protein S4, with product MARYTGPITRKSRRLRVDLVGGDQAFERRPYPPGQHGRARIKESEYLLQLQEKQKARFSYGVMEKQFRRYYEEANRLKGKTGDNLLRLLETRLDNVVYRAGLARTRRQARQLVSHGHFLVNNKKVDVPSFQVTQYDIIDVKEKSLGTLPFQVARETLGDRPVPGWLQVIPGRLRILVHQLPERAQIDVPLQEQLIVEYYSK from the coding sequence ATGGCTCGTTACACAGGCCCTATCACCCGCAAGTCGCGTCGTCTGCGCGTCGACCTCGTCGGCGGCGACCAGGCGTTCGAGCGTCGCCCCTACCCGCCCGGCCAGCACGGCCGCGCGCGGATCAAGGAGAGCGAGTACCTGCTCCAGCTGCAGGAGAAGCAGAAGGCCCGCTTCTCCTACGGCGTCATGGAGAAGCAGTTCCGCCGGTACTACGAAGAGGCCAACCGCCTCAAGGGCAAGACCGGTGACAACCTGCTGCGTCTGCTCGAGACCCGCCTGGACAACGTCGTGTACCGCGCCGGTCTGGCGCGTACCCGCCGGCAGGCTCGCCAGCTGGTCTCGCACGGCCACTTCCTGGTGAACAACAAGAAGGTCGACGTTCCCAGCTTCCAGGTCACCCAGTACGACATCATCGATGTCAAGGAGAAGTCGCTGGGCACCCTGCCGTTCCAGGTGGCCCGCGAGACCCTCGGCGACCGTCCGGTCCCCGGCTGGCTCCAGGTGATCCCGGGCCGGCTGCGGATCCTGGTCCACCAGTTGCCGGAGCGCGCCCAGATCGATGTGCCGCTGCAGGAACAGCTGATCGTCGAGTACTACTCGAAGTAA
- the rpsK gene encoding 30S ribosomal protein S11 translates to MPPKSRAAGPKKTQKSRRRDKKNVPHGNAHIKSTFNNTIVSITDPNGNVISWASSGHVGFKGSRKSTPFAAQLAAENAARKAQEHGVKKVDVFVKGPGSGRETAIRSLQAAGLEVGTISDVTPQPHNGCRPPKRRRV, encoded by the coding sequence ATGCCTCCGAAGAGTCGGGCCGCGGGCCCGAAGAAGACCCAGAAGTCGCGTCGCAGGGACAAGAAGAACGTCCCGCACGGCAACGCGCACATCAAGAGCACGTTCAACAACACGATCGTGTCGATCACCGACCCGAACGGCAACGTCATCTCGTGGGCGTCGTCGGGTCACGTCGGCTTCAAGGGCTCGCGCAAGTCGACCCCGTTCGCCGCGCAGCTCGCCGCCGAGAACGCCGCCCGCAAGGCGCAGGAACACGGCGTCAAGAAGGTCGACGTGTTCGTGAAGGGCCCCGGTTCGGGCCGCGAGACCGCGATCCGCTCGCTGCAGGCCGCCGGCCTCGAGGTGGGCACGATCTCCGATGTCACCCCGCAGCCGCACAACGGCTGCCGTCCGCCCAAGCGGCGTCGCGTCTAG
- the rpsM gene encoding 30S ribosomal protein S13 produces MARLMGVDLPREKRMEIALTYIFGIGRTRSKEILEATGVSPDLRSKDLSDDDLTKLRDYIEASEFKVEGDLRREVQADIRRKIEIGCYQGLRHRRGLPVRGQRTKTNARTRKGPKRTVAGKKK; encoded by the coding sequence ATGGCACGTCTCATGGGCGTCGACCTCCCGCGCGAGAAGCGCATGGAGATCGCACTGACCTACATTTTCGGCATTGGCCGTACCCGCTCCAAGGAGATCCTCGAGGCCACCGGCGTCAGCCCGGACCTGCGTTCGAAGGATCTCAGCGACGACGATCTGACGAAGCTGCGTGACTACATCGAGGCTTCGGAGTTCAAGGTCGAGGGTGACCTGCGCCGCGAGGTGCAGGCCGATATTCGCCGCAAGATCGAGATCGGCTGCTACCAGGGTCTGCGCCACCGTCGTGGCCTGCCCGTGCGTGGCCAGCGCACCAAGACCAACGCGCGCACCCGCAAGGGCCCGAAGCGCACCGTCGCCGGCAAGAAGAAGTAG
- the rpmJ gene encoding 50S ribosomal protein L36 translates to MKVQPSVKKICEKCKVIRRHGRVMVICDNLRHKQRQG, encoded by the coding sequence GTGAAGGTTCAGCCGAGCGTCAAGAAGATCTGCGAGAAGTGCAAGGTGATCCGCCGTCACGGCCGGGTCATGGTGATCTGCGACAACCTGCGCCACAAGCAGCGCCAGGGCTGA
- the infA gene encoding translation initiation factor IF-1, with product MAKKDGAIEVEGRVVEPLPNAMFRIELENGHKVLAHISGKMRQHYIRILPEDRVVVELSPYDLSRGRIVYRYK from the coding sequence ATGGCGAAGAAAGACGGGGCCATCGAGGTCGAGGGTCGAGTTGTCGAACCGCTGCCCAATGCGATGTTCCGGATCGAGCTCGAGAACGGGCACAAGGTTCTCGCGCACATCAGCGGGAAGATGCGGCAGCACTACATTCGCATCCTCCCCGAGGACCGTGTGGTCGTCGAGCTCTCGCCCTACGACCTGTCGCGTGGCCGGATCGTATACCGCTACAAGTGA
- a CDS encoding AAA family ATPase gives MSRSNDGLPMLPPWLSESDVGQSGYEAPVQNLPHDELIEDTPNRRRGRFKNRAPEAERPEAARPEKRRKGWRRDKHDGPSDEEQRQNVANRAPAPGPDEPAPGPFAGESWQQQPGYDRPAPAQGSPWQAPPQHHSTPQHGLPTRNPSQPSPGFQPLGSRSADQAAPNDRQAGRPDLPPPPPPPRQQADERPAPAPGGEHVRPPRAESTPGPAAGGRPPAGPQHGGWPSTGNPRLDAALSAVLPNHWPAPPAPGQAAAPAAPAPAGDETAHPGSGSRGLSPAGPNQTWPTGDRPAGPASDPATPPPGPTHAAWQSEHSTPGAQFAVLPGSDQAIPTTRPGSAGAPTGGTSAETPDTGLEHIAGQGGRLPTGTHPASPVATRAASGGGPAAGAPVAAEHTGWHASDPRIEQDAADPSRGRPDFPADEQTRRFGEPTSTSGEGSSASEEADAFGQAGSHRATPSATSPSGVNSAEQPHGGTTTAAAPSPDAAPVQQPTTSAGGPAAGTSGTTPSPDAPHATRADHSAASAIDTSSGTTPIDGGTPPHGDHQASTTTGTTAPGDAHPTPHGHHQPSATTGTTPPGDAHPTPHGHHQPSATTGTPAGEVDLKPDGGHQASAAQAGAPDSTAVSSDGPPPWLAAPRSEQAEVSATDAPRRLPPLPDPPAPHERPQSGGVPVPAHDEHRPPTRGADGPPPWLGHTAPSQTGRPVQPAPQDTAAQADRAPTRSTPEPGVPADHLLAAYPRPVDHGPVEPTAASGPHREQGGALVPPAPHTVFATGAAPTAVPAPESAAQPAGSVDATRAQQDAGIPAPGWTSAHEAGAASARSAGGRHRLSADPNAPSAPQAPVEQAPDLDQQPVPPQGPDPAYNAGGPQPGPHAASGMNTGHAIHFAGVQTPGPAPQASADQWRNAAAPSAAPESIPVPPHSAPPSYPAEHQGTGQPAPQWSAPPGYAQPPGIQFQQPSPDYAQPPAQHPGAQFQHPSLDNVPLRRAKKAPAGSGWRKAVHHVSGGAINPGMSAEERRLQELVARIRQPVRGDYRIAVLSLKGGVGKTTTTMGLGSTFASIRGDRVIAVDANPDFGTLSQRVPLQTRSTVRDLLLDSTIQRYSDVRRHTSQATSRLEVLASERDPAASEAFSEDEYRAVARILQRFYNIILTDCGTGLMHSAMAGVLDLAHSLVLISSPAIDGARSAAATLDWLSLHGHDHLVRNAVVVINSPRAGSPNVGIQQLREYFLSRCRAVHIIPFDPHMSEGAEIDLHRLHKQTKRAYVELAATVADDFATDHRRYRP, from the coding sequence GTGAGCCGTAGCAATGACGGCCTGCCCATGCTGCCGCCGTGGCTGTCGGAGAGCGATGTCGGCCAGAGCGGCTACGAGGCGCCGGTACAGAACCTCCCGCACGACGAACTCATCGAGGACACCCCCAACCGCAGGCGCGGCCGTTTCAAGAACCGAGCGCCAGAGGCGGAACGGCCGGAGGCCGCGCGCCCGGAGAAGCGCCGCAAAGGCTGGCGCCGCGACAAGCACGACGGGCCCTCCGACGAGGAACAGCGGCAGAACGTGGCGAACCGTGCGCCCGCGCCCGGTCCGGACGAGCCCGCGCCCGGCCCGTTCGCAGGCGAGTCCTGGCAGCAGCAACCCGGCTACGACCGGCCCGCCCCGGCGCAGGGCAGCCCGTGGCAAGCGCCGCCTCAGCACCACAGCACTCCGCAGCACGGTCTGCCCACCCGCAACCCGTCGCAGCCCTCACCCGGTTTCCAGCCCCTGGGCAGCAGGTCCGCGGACCAGGCCGCCCCGAACGACCGGCAAGCCGGCAGGCCGGATCTCCCGCCACCGCCACCGCCGCCCCGGCAACAGGCCGACGAGCGGCCCGCTCCAGCGCCGGGCGGCGAGCACGTCCGGCCGCCACGCGCCGAGAGCACACCCGGCCCGGCAGCGGGCGGCCGCCCTCCGGCCGGACCGCAGCACGGCGGTTGGCCGTCCACCGGCAATCCCCGGCTCGACGCCGCGCTGTCGGCGGTGCTCCCGAACCACTGGCCGGCCCCGCCGGCACCCGGCCAGGCCGCTGCACCGGCGGCTCCGGCCCCGGCCGGAGACGAGACAGCCCACCCCGGTAGCGGGTCGCGCGGGTTGTCGCCCGCCGGCCCGAATCAAACGTGGCCCACCGGCGACCGCCCGGCAGGTCCGGCCAGCGACCCGGCAACTCCGCCACCCGGCCCGACCCACGCGGCATGGCAGAGCGAACACTCGACGCCGGGTGCGCAATTCGCGGTGCTACCCGGCAGCGACCAGGCGATCCCGACCACCCGCCCGGGCTCAGCTGGGGCGCCGACCGGCGGCACGTCGGCCGAGACTCCGGACACCGGCCTGGAGCACATCGCGGGGCAAGGCGGTCGGCTGCCGACCGGCACGCATCCCGCATCGCCGGTCGCGACTCGCGCGGCATCCGGCGGCGGACCGGCGGCTGGGGCACCGGTCGCGGCCGAGCACACGGGGTGGCATGCATCCGATCCCCGGATAGAGCAAGATGCGGCGGACCCGAGCCGCGGGCGGCCCGACTTCCCTGCCGACGAGCAGACCCGGCGATTCGGCGAACCCACATCCACGTCCGGCGAGGGGAGCTCGGCGTCCGAGGAAGCGGACGCGTTCGGGCAGGCCGGAAGCCACCGAGCCACACCGTCCGCAACGTCGCCCAGCGGCGTGAACTCGGCGGAGCAACCGCACGGCGGGACCACCACCGCCGCCGCGCCGAGCCCTGACGCGGCGCCGGTCCAGCAGCCGACCACGTCGGCAGGTGGCCCGGCCGCAGGAACGAGCGGCACCACGCCCTCGCCTGATGCCCCCCATGCCACCCGCGCCGACCATTCGGCAGCGTCGGCGATAGACACGAGCAGCGGCACAACACCGATCGATGGCGGCACGCCACCCCACGGCGACCATCAAGCGTCGACGACGACCGGCACCACTGCTCCAGGCGACGCCCACCCGACACCCCACGGCCACCATCAACCGTCGGCCACGACCGGCACCACCCCTCCAGGCGACGCCCACCCGACACCCCACGGCCACCATCAACCGTCGGCCACGACCGGCACTCCTGCGGGCGAAGTCGACCTGAAACCGGACGGCGGCCATCAGGCGTCGGCGGCGCAGGCTGGCGCGCCCGATTCCACCGCGGTGAGTTCCGATGGTCCGCCGCCCTGGCTCGCCGCACCGCGGTCCGAGCAAGCCGAGGTGTCCGCGACGGACGCGCCCCGCCGACTGCCGCCGCTGCCCGACCCGCCCGCGCCGCATGAGCGGCCGCAGAGTGGTGGCGTTCCAGTACCGGCACACGACGAGCACCGTCCGCCGACGCGCGGTGCGGATGGTCCGCCGCCCTGGCTCGGACACACCGCACCGTCGCAAACCGGTCGTCCGGTCCAGCCCGCGCCGCAGGACACCGCCGCGCAGGCCGATCGAGCGCCCACCCGCTCGACGCCGGAACCCGGCGTCCCCGCCGATCACCTACTGGCAGCGTACCCGCGGCCCGTGGACCACGGCCCTGTCGAACCGACCGCCGCGTCCGGTCCGCACCGTGAACAGGGTGGCGCCCTAGTACCGCCCGCGCCCCACACCGTCTTCGCGACCGGGGCTGCGCCTACCGCAGTCCCTGCACCGGAGTCCGCCGCGCAGCCGGCTGGATCGGTGGACGCGACGCGCGCGCAACAAGATGCCGGGATCCCGGCGCCCGGCTGGACCAGCGCGCATGAGGCAGGCGCTGCGTCGGCGCGCTCCGCCGGTGGACGGCATCGGCTCTCCGCCGACCCGAACGCCCCGTCGGCTCCGCAGGCGCCGGTCGAACAAGCGCCGGATCTCGATCAACAGCCGGTCCCCCCGCAAGGGCCGGATCCGGCCTACAACGCGGGCGGCCCGCAGCCCGGTCCCCATGCCGCGAGCGGCATGAACACCGGCCATGCAATACATTTCGCTGGAGTCCAGACGCCCGGTCCCGCTCCGCAGGCATCCGCCGACCAGTGGCGCAATGCCGCCGCACCGTCCGCCGCGCCCGAATCGATCCCGGTGCCACCGCATTCCGCGCCGCCGTCGTACCCCGCCGAACACCAAGGCACGGGGCAACCCGCTCCGCAGTGGAGCGCTCCCCCCGGCTACGCCCAGCCGCCGGGCATCCAGTTCCAGCAGCCTTCGCCCGACTACGCCCAGCCGCCCGCGCAACATCCGGGCGCGCAGTTCCAGCACCCTTCGCTGGACAATGTGCCACTGCGCCGGGCCAAGAAGGCACCGGCGGGATCCGGGTGGCGCAAGGCGGTGCACCACGTGTCCGGCGGCGCGATCAACCCCGGCATGTCCGCCGAGGAACGCAGGTTGCAAGAACTGGTCGCGCGGATCAGGCAGCCCGTGCGCGGTGACTACCGGATCGCGGTGCTCTCGCTCAAGGGTGGTGTCGGGAAGACCACCACCACAATGGGTCTCGGCTCCACCTTCGCCTCCATCCGCGGCGACCGGGTGATCGCCGTCGACGCCAATCCCGACTTCGGCACGCTGTCGCAGCGGGTGCCGTTGCAGACCCGCTCCACCGTGCGCGACCTGCTCCTCGATTCCACGATCCAGCGCTATTCGGATGTGCGCAGGCACACCTCGCAGGCGACCAGCCGCCTGGAAGTGCTGGCCAGCGAACGTGATCCGGCCGCGTCGGAGGCGTTCAGCGAAGACGAGTACCGCGCGGTCGCCCGGATCCTGCAGCGGTTCTACAACATCATCCTCACCGACTGCGGCACCGGGCTCATGCATTCGGCGATGGCGGGTGTGCTGGACCTAGCGCATTCGCTGGTGTTGATCTCCTCCCCCGCGATCGATGGAGCCCGCAGCGCCGCAGCGACTTTGGACTGGTTGTCGCTGCACGGCCATGACCACTTGGTCCGCAACGCGGTGGTGGTGATCAACTCCCCGCGAGCCGGATCACCGAATGTCGGTATCCAGCAACTGCGGGAGTACTTCCTGTCCCGGTGCCGCGCGGTGCACATCATCCCGTTCGACCCGCACATGTCCGAAGGCGCCGAGATCGATCTGCATCGGCTGCACAAGCAGACCAAGCGGGCCTATGTCGAGCTGGCCGCGACCGTCGCGGACGATTTCGCCACCGATCACCGTCGTTACCGCCCCTGA
- a CDS encoding DUF4254 domain-containing protein, with product MDTSVAVVREIERRRVELVMAIDDWVMRSVPQHRLGATLHTETVGAVIDRLAESSVRAHHALMTLNAHDELLHNAWHHLAELADAYDDLVRDVMAGRRRLPEW from the coding sequence GTGGACACCTCCGTGGCGGTGGTCCGCGAAATCGAGCGTCGCAGAGTCGAATTGGTAATGGCCATCGACGACTGGGTGATGCGCAGTGTGCCGCAGCATCGGCTCGGCGCCACCTTGCACACCGAAACGGTGGGTGCGGTCATCGATCGCCTCGCCGAGTCGTCGGTGCGCGCGCACCACGCGTTGATGACTCTGAACGCGCACGACGAGCTGCTGCACAACGCGTGGCATCATCTCGCCGAACTCGCGGACGCCTACGACGATCTCGTGCGCGACGTCATGGCCGGCAGGCGGCGCCTGCCCGAGTGGTGA
- a CDS encoding GntR family transcriptional regulator — protein MPDGPTYHRIADLLREEIRAAKWKPGDRLPSHSELADQMQVSITTARNAIQVLVTENLVYTATSRGTIVRNQEVLESVVTDSIRPDRPQTPHDIFEEIARAANREPSKEFSAKMEPAGPDVASWLGVPPDSWVLARTVVQFLDHEPWSWEVSFYPRDLAEATGIDSPHDIPEGTTRRLADRGHAETAHRDTLVARPATAEEALVLGVTAGTILLDHLRIGATHERVTRATRHRSLATGNRLAYELGDAEGTAVIRSTLAGSSGSGSA, from the coding sequence ATGCCGGACGGTCCGACTTATCACCGGATCGCAGACCTCCTCCGCGAGGAGATCCGCGCAGCAAAGTGGAAACCGGGCGATCGACTGCCCAGTCATTCCGAGCTTGCCGATCAGATGCAGGTCTCGATAACCACCGCGCGCAACGCGATCCAGGTGCTGGTGACCGAAAATCTGGTCTATACAGCTACTTCCCGCGGAACCATCGTTCGAAACCAAGAAGTTCTGGAATCCGTGGTGACCGACTCTATCCGCCCCGACCGGCCGCAGACCCCGCACGACATCTTCGAGGAGATCGCGCGGGCCGCGAACCGGGAGCCGTCGAAGGAGTTCAGCGCGAAGATGGAGCCCGCAGGCCCCGACGTCGCGTCTTGGCTGGGTGTACCGCCGGATTCCTGGGTCCTGGCCAGGACCGTGGTCCAGTTCCTCGACCACGAACCGTGGTCCTGGGAGGTCAGCTTCTATCCCCGGGATCTGGCCGAGGCCACCGGAATCGACTCCCCGCACGACATTCCGGAGGGCACCACCCGCCGCCTCGCCGACCGGGGACACGCCGAGACCGCGCACCGCGACACGCTCGTCGCACGGCCGGCCACCGCCGAGGAAGCCCTGGTGCTCGGCGTCACCGCGGGCACCATCCTGCTCGACCATCTGCGTATCGGGGCCACCCACGAGCGAGTCACCCGTGCCACGCGGCATCGTTCCCTCGCCACCGGGAATCGGCTCGCCTACGAACTCGGCGACGCCGAGGGCACCGCGGTCATCCGGAGCACGCTCGCCGGTTCGTCCGGGTCCGGTTCGGCCTAG